A DNA window from Falco peregrinus isolate bFalPer1 chromosome 8, bFalPer1.pri, whole genome shotgun sequence contains the following coding sequences:
- the EFCAB9 gene encoding LOW QUALITY PROTEIN: EF-hand calcium-binding domain-containing protein 9 (The sequence of the model RefSeq protein was modified relative to this genomic sequence to represent the inferred CDS: substituted 2 bases at 2 genomic stop codons), which translates to MAAYIQRLRPSEVKLKSGCFLQHLCLDEVYCLSSVRDAAALTVYFQLLDVHXKNYLNNLPFYCFLHCVTDLSKDQVMLPFELLEQNARGRICLNEFYMVVCILLSHEVCSLTIHWHAGPAFQLLDVDGDNKIGFNMSEATRFLSDIQKXLKKTFNDFDVSGNEQLNYREFKLFAVFCIDKQ; encoded by the exons ATGGCAGCCTATATCCAGCGCTTGAGACCCT CTGAGGTGAAGCTGAAATCTGGgtgttttctgcagcatttgtgTTTAGATGAAGTATACTGCTTGTCGTCAGTAAGAGATGCTGCAGCACTGACAGTGTATTTCCAGCTCCTGGATGTTCATTGAAAGAATTATCTGAACA ATCTGCCGTTTTACTGCTTTCTCCACTGTGTGACCGACCTGAGTAAGGACCAGGTCATGCTGCCATTTGAATTGCTGGAGCAAAATGCGAGGGGGAGGATTTGCTTAAATGAGTTCTACATGGTGGTGTGCATCCTCCTGTCCCATGAGGTGTGTAGCCT AACCATCCACTGGCACGCGggacctgcctttcagctgctggaCGTAGATGGGGATAATAAGATCGGTTTTAACATGTCTGAAGCCACAAGGTTTCTCTCCGACATCCAGAAATAACTTAAGAAGACATTCAACGACTTTGATGTTTCTGGAAATGAG CAACTGAACTACAGGGAATTCAAGCTATTTGCAGTCTTCTGCATCGacaaacaataa